A window of Bacillus toyonensis BCT-7112 genomic DNA:
AGTTATTGTTCATTATATTGAATTGTTAGAAAAAATCAATATATTTTTTATATAACATAAGAAATATTTCTCTTCTTATATTATAACAGAAGGTACGACACTTCTCCATTTCCCTAAAAATGGTACAATCCATTTAGGAGGTGCACCAATAATGATTGCTGTCTTTTGTATCATCGCTACGTTTCTCTCTGTTCTATTCGCTATCATGCATCGGCAAAAGTATCCTGGTTATAGCATTTTAGCGGTAGCTATTATGCCAGCTGTTTCCTTCTACGTATTGGGTAAATATCAATATACGGAAGTGTTTATCGGTTTTGCAATCTTCTACTGCATCTTTGGATACATACTAACAATGAAAAGAATTTTATTGAATCATTAAAAGAGACCGATTTCTATAAGTAGAAATCGGTCCTCGCATGTACCTTCCGGTTGCCCACACGAAAGATACATAGCTCAATTATTTATCTTCTTTTTTCATAAAAAATTTATGATGTGGAAGATTCACATTTAATTCCTCTAATTGTTTCTTTTCATTTTCTAGAACTGCTTTTGCTTTTGCCTTTGTTGCTTCATCTAATCCCGCGAAGATGTCTTCATGCTTCTCTTTCTCTGGAAGTTTCACGCCTAACTTTGTTAATTCTTCTTTTGCTTGTTCACGTGTTAATTTTCCGGATTTCTCTTGCTCTAAAATCGATTTCGCTTTTGCTTTCGCCTGATCATCTAATCCTGCAAACATATCCTTATGTTTACCCTTCTCTGGCAATTTCACGCCTAGCTTTGTTAATTCTTCTTTTGCTTGTTCACGTGTTAATTTTCCGGATTTCTCTTGCTCTAAAATTGACTTCGCTTTTGCTTTCGCCTGATCATCTAATTCTGCAAACATATCCTTGTGTTTACCCTTCTCCGGCAATTTCACACCTAGCTTTGTTAATTCTTCTTGCGCTTGTTCATGTGTTAACTTCCCAGATTTCTCTTTCTCTAAAATTGATTTCGCTTTTGCTTTCGCCTGATAATCTAATCCTGCAAACATATCTTTTCGTTTCTCTTTCTCAGGTAGCTTTACACCTAGCTCCTCTAATTGTTTCTTTGTATCGTCCATAATTGTTTTCACTTTTTGTTTTGTAGCGTCATCTAAATCTTTCTTCACCGTTTTTGTAGGTTGATCCGCTGCTGGAGTATTCGTTGCCGCAAATGCTGGTACACCCACTCCTCCTATAATTCCAAATGATAAAGCACCTGCAATTGCTAAATACCCAACTGTTTTCTTCTTCATAGGAAATTTCCTCCTTCATATTTCTAAAGCATGTACACTTTCGTATACAATGCCTATAGTAATATTGGTTTCTTAAAATACCCTTAACGACTTAACAAAAAAACACCGCTCATCACGAGCGGCGTTGTTCTAAGCTTTTTGTAATTGTAATTCTTCACGTTCCATTATTTTTCTTAATACAATTGTTTGTGTCATTGTAAATAGGTTACCTGTAATCCAATACAGTACAAGACCTGATGGCGCCGCAAATCCCATAAATAGAATCATTGCTGGCATCATAATTTGCTGCATTTTTAGCATTTGTACTTGTTCTCCAGGTGTGATATTAGATTGGAAAACTTTCATCTGAATAAATGTCGTTAACGCTGCAATAATCGGTAATATATGATATGGATCTGCATGTCCTAAGTTCACCCATAAAAATGAAGATGTGCGAATCTCTTCTGTTCGGCTAATCGCATAATACAAAGCAGAGAAAATCGGCATTTGTATAAAAATTGGCCAACAACCAGCAAGTGGATTCCAACCGCCTGATTTCATTAGTTCTGACATTTCTTTTTGATACTGCTTTTGTTTTTCAAGATCTTTGCTTACATCACCGTATTTTTTCTTTAACTTCTGCAATTCAGGTTGCATTTTTTTCATTTTCGCTTGGCTACGGTATTGTGAAACAGCTAATGGAATCATTGCTGAACGAATAACGAGCGTCATGATAATGATCGCAATCCCGAAGCTAGCTCCAGGTATATGATGAGCAACAAATTGAATCATAAACGAGATTGGATATACAAAGTAATGATCCCAAATCCCAGTACTATGTGCATCAATTGGGGCCGCATTACTGCAACCAGATAAAACAAAAACAAGTAATAATGATAAACTAACGAGCACAGCTCGATATGATTTTAACATGTTCATTCCTCCAATGTTTCGTAATTATTTAGCGAAACATTGGTGTATACGGACCGATCTCGTCATTCTCTTCACTTGATTCTTGTCTGCGAACAGAACGAATCATTCCATATTTATAAAAAATAGAAAATAGCGTTACATTTCCTGCACTATCTTCACATGTATCAACTAACGCAAAAGCTCTTTGTTTACCGCTCGATGCTTGCTGACGCACAAAGCGAGAAACATTGGCAAGGAAGAAAACTTCTAATAAACAAAGCGCCGTTGTTACAAACGATATATATAGAATTGCATCCTGCAATAAAAATTCCATCGCTTCACATCCTTAATAAGCTCATTTTAGCACATCGGACAAATATTCTCTATTTCCTTTTATTTTCAAAAAAAGTATTTTGCATATTTTCTCAAGAAAACAATAATTAAGAAACATTGTATTCGCTTTCTTTAGTATATTCACGCACATCAATGAATAGGCTTGATTTATTAGAAATTTATAAAATTTTTGCATTATAATAAAACTATTGCCAGTTTTTGAAAAAACCTTTATTCTCTTCTTGTAATCAAAAATGAATATGGAGATGAAACATACTATGGGTCAACTAGGAGACGCCGATTACGTTCCCGACACCGCCTTTTTATCTTTCCCAGCAGCTAAAACATTTCACTTAGAATTTATGATACAGTTGGTTGTTATTTTCATAGCTTCTATTTTGTATGCAATTTCTATGAACATGTTTTTTATCCCGCATAATATGATTAGCGGTGGATTTGCTGGTGTAGGGATGATTATCGGTTATTTAATGCATTACAATATCGGTGCACTTATCTTTTTACTAAACATTCCTCTTCTTATTTTAAGTCACTTTTACTTAGGCAAGAAGACAACCTTTTTAACAGCGTATTTTGTAGCTGTATCATCTTTAGCGATGAACATTATCCCAGTACATCAAGTTTCAGACGATATTTTACTTTCTTCTGTATTCGGTGGTGTAATTTGCGGAGCAGCTTCAGGAATCATATTCCGATTTGCTTCTTCAACAGGTGGTTTTGATGTCGTTGGATTGATTGTAGCAAAACATCGAGATATTTCGATTGGAGCAATCATCTTTGGATTCAACTTGATCTTACTTGTTGTAGCAGGATTTATTTTCGGATGGGATATTACGCTTTATACGTTAATTAGCCGGTTTGTAGTCAGCAAAGTAATTGATGCCGTGCATACAAAACATATTAAATTAACGATAATGACAGTTACAGAAAAAGGTGAGGAAATAAAAAGCGCACTATTACATCACGGCATACGCGGGGTGACAATGGTAGATGCTGTCGGCGGCTATACAAACCATAAGAAAAAAATGATTTACACTGTCGTGACTCGATATGAGTTAGGCGAAATGAAACGTATTATCCGTCAAGTGGATAACAAAGCATTCATGAACATTACTGAAACAGTTGAAATTGTCGGCCGTTTCAAACGCATATAAAAAAGCGCAAGGAACTAACATTCCTTGCGCTTTTTATTTTTTACACTTATTACAAAATCAGATAATTCTATTATTGTGTCCCTAAATGTGTTATAATGAAAACAGACTCACAAAAAAAGAGTATATAGACTTGGAAGTTTCTCATATTTTACAAACAAAAAGAAACGAGAAGTCGGGTATATTTCAGTCACCATACACGTAACGGTTTAAAAACCGATCATCTTAGTTATTCTTCACTAATCTTTTTATAAAAAGATACGTACAACTAAAATTCACTTCAATATACTATACCTACCTTTTTGACTTCCAAATCATCTTATTACATAAGGAGATGAACATATGAATCAATATATACGATATACAATAGCTGTCCTGTTTGCCATTATCGGCGGTGTGATTTGCTTCTGGACAAACACTCAGCTTGGAGAGAATATCATTTTTAATGGAATCGAAACACTTGTAAGCGCTTCAATTTTAGGCGGATACATTTATTTCCTCTTCAATCCAGAAGAAAATGCTCAAAAAACAATGTTATTAACAATGATCGGAATCGTTGGTGGATGTATTTCCTACTCAATGACAAACTATACATTACCACTTCAATTAAGCTCTGCTTTCTTCCACGGTCTATGGACTTGGTTTATCGCATTCTGCCTAGCAGATGTATTCAATCTTTTACAAGACACTGAAGAAGAAAATGGTCGTCAAATTGAAAGTAACTCGTAAGCTGGAAGAATATCTTCCGGCTTTTTTGTTTGCTATTCTTTCCTGTTCATACTCCATCACCAAAATAAAAAGAAGTTACCTCCACGGCAACTTCTTTTCCATATACCCCACTTAGTATTCACTTAAATATATCAACGATTTTTCAAATATATCGATCGTTTCTCCACTTATATCAACGATTTTTTCATTATATCGACGATTCGACACAAGATATCGATTTAACGACAATCTTCGACACTCGAAACACACAACATACCCTATCCCCCAAGCAACTTACTGCCGAACTCTACGATTAAAAAGATAATTAATAGGATCGCGAGTATCTTTAATGCTACATATGCTACTTTAAAAACAACATAAATGAGCAAGACTATCAAAACAATTGATAAAATTTCCATATTTACTTCCTCCAAGCTTTGCTCTTCTTATCTTATTTTACTCGTCCTAGGCTGTTTATGGAACGTTATAAGATGACATATAAAAAAGAGGATACCTCACCCATCGTAAGATACCCTCGCCTGTAGCTGCTCAAACCATTCTCTCTCTACTTGTAAATATCCCATTCCACTCTTCTCAGCACTCTCCAATTCTTTATCAGCTTTCTTCATATAAGTGCGGGAAGCTTCCATATCGTCCTCTAAATATTTAATAATTCCTTGTGTACGGTAATATCCGTTTAAATCCATTTTGGTAATGGCCTTTGCATGTTCCTTTGCTTCTTGCAGAGAAAGGCTATTTATCTGATAAAGAGCTTTATATAAAAGATACCAACTATGAAAACTACTAACGAAAAATTTATTTTCCTTCGTTACAGATAGTTGAACAATTTGTTCTATATACGGTATTGCTCTTTCCATTCCCCTTTGATCAGCTCGGGCATAAAAGACGAGCATAAGTCCGCTCATTATCTCTCTTATACTTTTATCCTCTTTTAATTTTTCCTCACTAAGTTCTACTAATCTCTCATCCCAATCTTTCGGTCTTTTATAACTAAATAACTCACTCGATATTTGAATCGTATATAAATGCTGCTTAGCTTTTTCATCATCTTTAATTAAAATGAGAAATTGCATACCATCACTCAGAAGCGTTCCTTTTATCGGCACGATTGTAACTGCAAAAATCACAAAGTGGAAAACGGAAAAATATAAAAGATATTGATAATAACTCACCATATATATGTAACCTGAAGTAATACCGAATAGTAAACTCATAATTGGCCCACCTAAAGTCATCCATGCCCATTTCTTTGAAAGGTTCGGTGTCTCTATAGAAGACGGCGCTAACATCACCACGCCACCAAAGTACGCCCATAATTTATTTTCTCGAATGCGTAATTTGCCTTTTTCCTTTTGAACAGTGATAGGTCCTACTGTCATAAATTTAAAATTCAAACCACCTATCAAGCCAAATAGTACGTGCCCTAGCTCATGAATGGCTAACACTAATAATACAATTCCAAATACTGCCCATATATTCAACATTACTTCTAATTTTCCAGTTCGGATTACTCCGTATAAAATGGACAAAACTAGCGCCGCCGTCATTGAACTAGCTGGCCTTCTTAAAATATCCACTCTTTTCTCTCCTTAATAAATCATTTTCCTCTGCATT
This region includes:
- a CDS encoding DUF3938 domain-containing protein yields the protein MNQYIRYTIAVLFAIIGGVICFWTNTQLGENIIFNGIETLVSASILGGYIYFLFNPEENAQKTMLLTMIGIVGGCISYSMTNYTLPLQLSSAFFHGLWTWFIAFCLADVFNLLQDTEEENGRQIESNS
- a CDS encoding DUF3985 family protein encodes the protein MEILSIVLIVLLIYVVFKVAYVALKILAILLIIFLIVEFGSKLLGG
- a CDS encoding site-2 protease family protein, which gives rise to MTAALVLSILYGVIRTGKLEVMLNIWAVFGIVLLVLAIHELGHVLFGLIGGLNFKFMTVGPITVQKEKGKLRIRENKLWAYFGGVVMLAPSSIETPNLSKKWAWMTLGGPIMSLLFGITSGYIYMVSYYQYLLYFSVFHFVIFAVTIVPIKGTLLSDGMQFLILIKDDEKAKQHLYTIQISSELFSYKRPKDWDERLVELSEEKLKEDKSIREIMSGLMLVFYARADQRGMERAIPYIEQIVQLSVTKENKFFVSSFHSWYLLYKALYQINSLSLQEAKEHAKAITKMDLNGYYRTQGIIKYLEDDMEASRTYMKKADKELESAEKSGMGYLQVEREWFEQLQARVSYDG
- the yidC gene encoding membrane protein insertase YidC; translation: MLKSYRAVLVSLSLLLVFVLSGCSNAAPIDAHSTGIWDHYFVYPISFMIQFVAHHIPGASFGIAIIIMTLVIRSAMIPLAVSQYRSQAKMKKMQPELQKLKKKYGDVSKDLEKQKQYQKEMSELMKSGGWNPLAGCWPIFIQMPIFSALYYAISRTEEIRTSSFLWVNLGHADPYHILPIIAALTTFIQMKVFQSNITPGEQVQMLKMQQIMMPAMILFMGFAAPSGLVLYWITGNLFTMTQTIVLRKIMEREELQLQKA
- a CDS encoding YitT family protein, with amino-acid sequence MGQLGDADYVPDTAFLSFPAAKTFHLEFMIQLVVIFIASILYAISMNMFFIPHNMISGGFAGVGMIIGYLMHYNIGALIFLLNIPLLILSHFYLGKKTTFLTAYFVAVSSLAMNIIPVHQVSDDILLSSVFGGVICGAASGIIFRFASSTGGFDVVGLIVAKHRDISIGAIIFGFNLILLVVAGFIFGWDITLYTLISRFVVSKVIDAVHTKHIKLTIMTVTEKGEEIKSALLHHGIRGVTMVDAVGGYTNHKKKMIYTVVTRYELGEMKRIIRQVDNKAFMNITETVEIVGRFKRI